Proteins encoded within one genomic window of Carassius carassius chromosome 22, fCarCar2.1, whole genome shotgun sequence:
- the LOC132099152 gene encoding somatostatin-2-like, with product MASPQLHLTVYLICLAMAASIISCGRSHMDTDSTLEASRGSAADEVIPERYSLPELQWLLSNSNPAAIQSDSPSPGILQKELDLMRRDSDDKPRKPGCLIYFWKSKTAC from the exons ATGGCCTCACCCCAACTTCATCTCACTGTCTACCTGATCTGTTTGGCCATGGCAGCAAGCATCATATCATGCGGTCGATCTCATATGGATACAGACTCCACACTAGAAGCATCTCGTGGCAGTGCTGCTGATGAAGTG atACCTGAGAGATATTCCCTTCCAGAGCTTCAGTGGTTGCTCAGTAATTCAAACCCAGCAGCCATTCAGTCTGACAGCCCATCTCCGGGGATTCTACAGAAAGAACTGGACCTAATGAGGAGAGACAGTGACGACAAACCTCGAAAACCAGGCTGCCTGATTTACTTCTGGAAATCCAAAACAGCATGCTAA